One Bombus pyrosoma isolate SC7728 linkage group LG7, ASM1482585v1, whole genome shotgun sequence genomic window carries:
- the LOC122568984 gene encoding 28S ribosomal protein S21, mitochondrial, which yields MGMHKHAQFFARTVMVHNNNIEKASRLLNNILSKEGIFEQYRRTRYYEKPTQTRRRVNFEICKAIYTEDMNRKVRFILRKNRKDPYPGSD from the coding sequence ATGGGAATGCATAAACATGCTCAATTTTTTGCTCGGACAGTTATGGttcacaataataatatagagaaAGCTTCtcgtttgttaaataatatattgtcaAAAGAAGGTATTTTTGAACAATATAGACGTACTAGATACTATGAAAAACCTACCCAAACAAGAAGGAGggttaattttgaaatatgtaaagcTATTTATACTGAGGACATGAATAGAAAGGTTCggtttattttaagaaaaaacagaaaagatcCATATCCTGGCTCTGACTAA
- the LOC122568982 gene encoding armadillo repeat-containing protein gudu isoform X1 — MPPKRKKDAKKISIEPPPTIEPDMLEVIEPEEPSKPLISAVTGQPFGPRVRYISEKQEEESTDDEPESESDDEVRYVQDETPEVPSEFWHIQKLIRYMKAGNQTATMVAVCLLKDYDLTNRIIQKAIREMGGLEILVNLLETRDLKCQNGSLSVLLQIVSSTEMRRHLIDLGIVTPLIQMLKHPARDIQVLAAETMAIVARIRKARKQIRIRGGIPLILDVMDVPDSILRTSYNELNETNKELVAVAIGCAKVLDSLSSSPKVRDVLHKFGVVKLMERFLKSHHTSLVVPMMGAVQQCAIKNVFRKAFETTDIISDVVRHLQSDNIKLKENCALAIFKCGTNKIARDMVRQTSGLDILCKLLQCEEVRANKQLLAAVTGGIWKCAISPENVIRFNQNGLVAALVPFLEEHEDDDVQANVVGALAECCKDPANRDVLRINDGLPNLIKLLSSTYEPLLENIPLVIKECAQNEQCMDIINDPEHINDGVRLVWSLLKHPSDIIKRNSCLALVSCIKYAKDSPEMVRAFVGGLELTVSLLQSTNTEVLSAVCATIAGIATDPENLGILSDHGVVEKLANLVSTENEDLRANLTLAIAHCCEWGENNAKFGRLHAVAPLIDYMTSKNTNVLRGVCIAAYHLSKEPMNCITMHSAGVIKHVLRLVGSDDPEVQIAAACTIRNIRKLALTAEKLHFKEISTLEETDYRL; from the exons ATGCCACCGAAACGGAAAAAAGATGCCAAAAAGATATCCATCGAACCGCCACCAAC AATCGAGCCGGATATGCTGGAAGTAATCGAACCGGAAGAACCATCGAAGCCACTAATATCAGCAGTCACTGGACAACCATTCGGTCCGCGGGTCCGTTACATCAGCGAAAAACAGGAGGAAGAAAGTACAGATGACGAACCTGAATCAGAAAGTGACGATGAAGTAAGATACGTGCAGGATGAAACTCCGGAAGTGCCATCAGAGTTTTGGCACATACAGAAGCTTATCAGATACATGAAAGCGGGTAATCAAACCGCAACTATGGTGGCTGTCTGTCTTTTAAAAGATTATGATCTGACCAATAGG ATTATACAAAAGGCGATTCGAGAGATGGGAGGTCTGGAGATTCTGGTGAATCTACTCGAAACGAGAGATTTAAAATGCCAGAATGGCTCCTTGTCGGTTTTACTCCAGATCGTGTCATCTACAGAAATGCGACGGCACCTAATCGATCTTGGTATTGTAACACCGTTGATTCAAATGTTAAAGCATCCAGCTAGAGACATTCAA GTTTTAGCTGCAGAAACTATGGCTATTGTTGCACGAATTAGGAAAGCAAGGAAACAAATACGAATTCGAGGCGGCATACCTCTCATT TTAGATGTGATGGACGTACCAGATTCTATTCTTCGAACATCGTACAACGAGTTGAACGAAACTAACAAAGAATTAGTTGCGGTTGCCATAGGCTGTGCCAAAGTTTTAGATTCTCTGAGCAGTAGTCCGAAAGTGAGAGACGTACTTCACAAGTTTGGTGTGGTGAAGCTCATGGAACGTTTCCTAAAATCACATCACACTTCTCTTGTAGTACCGATGATGGGAGCTGTTCAACAATGTGCAATTaag AACGTATTTCGCAAAGCGTTCGAGACCACAGATATTATCTCTGACGTTGTACGACACCTGCAAAGTgacaatattaaattgaaagaaaattgcgCTCTGGCAATATTCAAATGTGGAACAAACAAAATCGCCAGGGATATGGTTCGCCAGACATCTGGCCTGGATATATTGTGCAAGCTTTTACAATGCGAAGAAGTCCGGGCTAATAAACAATTGTTAGCTGCAGTCACAGGCGGAATATGGAAATGTGCCATAAGTCCAGAGAACGTAATAAGATTCAATCAAAATGGTTTGGTCGCTGCTTTGGTACCATTTTTAGAAGAACACGAGGATGATGACGTGCAGGCGAATGTTGTAGGAGCACTGGCGGAATGTTGCAAAGATCCTGCTAACAGAGACGTTCTGAGGATCAACGATGGTCTGCCAAATCTG ATCAAATTATTAAGCTCTACGTACGAGCCTTTATTGGAGAACATACCATTGGTGATAAAGGAGTGCGCTCAAAATGAACAATGCATGGACATCATCAACGATCCAGAGCATATCAATGATGGTGTTCGATTGGTCTGGTCATTGCTGAAACATCCTAGTGACATAATCAAAAGAAACTCCTGCCTCGCATTGGTATCTTGTATCAAATATGCCAAAGACTCTCCGGAAATGGTACGGGCATTTGTAGGTGGATTGGAGCTTACAGTCAGTCTTCTTCAAAGTACCAATACTGAAGTACTGAGCGCAGTATGTGCCACTATTGCCGGAATCGCTACGGACCCGGAAAACTTGGGTATTCTCAGCGATCATGGGGTAGTGGAGAAACTGGCGAATCTTGTGTCCACG GAAAATGAAGATTTGCGTGCAAATTTGACCTTAGCCATAGCTCATTGCTGCGAATGGGGGGAGAATAATGCTAAATTTGGTCGACTGCACGCGGTTGCCCCATTAATTGATTACATGACTAgcaaaaatacaaatgttcTTAGGGGAGTTTGCATAGCCGCGTATCATTTAAGTAAAGAGCCCATGAACTGCATCACCATGCACTCTGCCGGTGTTATAAAG cATGTGCTACGTTTGGTGGGATCAGATGACCCGGAAGTGCAAATCGCCGCCGCCTGCACTATTCGAAATATTAGGAAACTTGCACTAACAGCAGAAAAATTACACTTCAAAGAGAT AAGTACACTAGAAGAAACAGATTATCGTTTGTAA
- the LOC122568982 gene encoding armadillo repeat-containing protein gudu isoform X2, which produces MLEVIEPEEPSKPLISAVTGQPFGPRVRYISEKQEEESTDDEPESESDDEVRYVQDETPEVPSEFWHIQKLIRYMKAGNQTATMVAVCLLKDYDLTNRIIQKAIREMGGLEILVNLLETRDLKCQNGSLSVLLQIVSSTEMRRHLIDLGIVTPLIQMLKHPARDIQVLAAETMAIVARIRKARKQIRIRGGIPLILDVMDVPDSILRTSYNELNETNKELVAVAIGCAKVLDSLSSSPKVRDVLHKFGVVKLMERFLKSHHTSLVVPMMGAVQQCAIKNVFRKAFETTDIISDVVRHLQSDNIKLKENCALAIFKCGTNKIARDMVRQTSGLDILCKLLQCEEVRANKQLLAAVTGGIWKCAISPENVIRFNQNGLVAALVPFLEEHEDDDVQANVVGALAECCKDPANRDVLRINDGLPNLIKLLSSTYEPLLENIPLVIKECAQNEQCMDIINDPEHINDGVRLVWSLLKHPSDIIKRNSCLALVSCIKYAKDSPEMVRAFVGGLELTVSLLQSTNTEVLSAVCATIAGIATDPENLGILSDHGVVEKLANLVSTENEDLRANLTLAIAHCCEWGENNAKFGRLHAVAPLIDYMTSKNTNVLRGVCIAAYHLSKEPMNCITMHSAGVIKHVLRLVGSDDPEVQIAAACTIRNIRKLALTAEKLHFKEMYVFLLFQLFYIYVLFN; this is translated from the exons ATGCTGGAAGTAATCGAACCGGAAGAACCATCGAAGCCACTAATATCAGCAGTCACTGGACAACCATTCGGTCCGCGGGTCCGTTACATCAGCGAAAAACAGGAGGAAGAAAGTACAGATGACGAACCTGAATCAGAAAGTGACGATGAAGTAAGATACGTGCAGGATGAAACTCCGGAAGTGCCATCAGAGTTTTGGCACATACAGAAGCTTATCAGATACATGAAAGCGGGTAATCAAACCGCAACTATGGTGGCTGTCTGTCTTTTAAAAGATTATGATCTGACCAATAGG ATTATACAAAAGGCGATTCGAGAGATGGGAGGTCTGGAGATTCTGGTGAATCTACTCGAAACGAGAGATTTAAAATGCCAGAATGGCTCCTTGTCGGTTTTACTCCAGATCGTGTCATCTACAGAAATGCGACGGCACCTAATCGATCTTGGTATTGTAACACCGTTGATTCAAATGTTAAAGCATCCAGCTAGAGACATTCAA GTTTTAGCTGCAGAAACTATGGCTATTGTTGCACGAATTAGGAAAGCAAGGAAACAAATACGAATTCGAGGCGGCATACCTCTCATT TTAGATGTGATGGACGTACCAGATTCTATTCTTCGAACATCGTACAACGAGTTGAACGAAACTAACAAAGAATTAGTTGCGGTTGCCATAGGCTGTGCCAAAGTTTTAGATTCTCTGAGCAGTAGTCCGAAAGTGAGAGACGTACTTCACAAGTTTGGTGTGGTGAAGCTCATGGAACGTTTCCTAAAATCACATCACACTTCTCTTGTAGTACCGATGATGGGAGCTGTTCAACAATGTGCAATTaag AACGTATTTCGCAAAGCGTTCGAGACCACAGATATTATCTCTGACGTTGTACGACACCTGCAAAGTgacaatattaaattgaaagaaaattgcgCTCTGGCAATATTCAAATGTGGAACAAACAAAATCGCCAGGGATATGGTTCGCCAGACATCTGGCCTGGATATATTGTGCAAGCTTTTACAATGCGAAGAAGTCCGGGCTAATAAACAATTGTTAGCTGCAGTCACAGGCGGAATATGGAAATGTGCCATAAGTCCAGAGAACGTAATAAGATTCAATCAAAATGGTTTGGTCGCTGCTTTGGTACCATTTTTAGAAGAACACGAGGATGATGACGTGCAGGCGAATGTTGTAGGAGCACTGGCGGAATGTTGCAAAGATCCTGCTAACAGAGACGTTCTGAGGATCAACGATGGTCTGCCAAATCTG ATCAAATTATTAAGCTCTACGTACGAGCCTTTATTGGAGAACATACCATTGGTGATAAAGGAGTGCGCTCAAAATGAACAATGCATGGACATCATCAACGATCCAGAGCATATCAATGATGGTGTTCGATTGGTCTGGTCATTGCTGAAACATCCTAGTGACATAATCAAAAGAAACTCCTGCCTCGCATTGGTATCTTGTATCAAATATGCCAAAGACTCTCCGGAAATGGTACGGGCATTTGTAGGTGGATTGGAGCTTACAGTCAGTCTTCTTCAAAGTACCAATACTGAAGTACTGAGCGCAGTATGTGCCACTATTGCCGGAATCGCTACGGACCCGGAAAACTTGGGTATTCTCAGCGATCATGGGGTAGTGGAGAAACTGGCGAATCTTGTGTCCACG GAAAATGAAGATTTGCGTGCAAATTTGACCTTAGCCATAGCTCATTGCTGCGAATGGGGGGAGAATAATGCTAAATTTGGTCGACTGCACGCGGTTGCCCCATTAATTGATTACATGACTAgcaaaaatacaaatgttcTTAGGGGAGTTTGCATAGCCGCGTATCATTTAAGTAAAGAGCCCATGAACTGCATCACCATGCACTCTGCCGGTGTTATAAAG cATGTGCTACGTTTGGTGGGATCAGATGACCCGGAAGTGCAAATCGCCGCCGCCTGCACTATTCGAAATATTAGGAAACTTGCACTAACAGCAGAAAAATTACACTTCAAAGAGATGTacgtatttttgttatttcaattgttttatatatatgtattatttaattaa
- the LOC122568983 gene encoding receptor expression-enhancing protein 5-like: MARIAAIKQSLEKALHDESKTWAKYLGKVEKKTGVDRLYVFLSVVGFTALYLVFGIGQQLVCNIFGFIYPAYCSMKALESPKKEDDTKWLTYWVVFAIFTIVEFFADYILCWFPVYWLFKCLFYIWLMAPIERNGSLILYNCIIRPNFLRYHHKVDALISSAQDAAVKAAANALLTEKQE, encoded by the exons ATGGCAAGAATAGCAGCCATAAAACAATCTTTGGAAAAAGCGTTACACGATGAAAGCAAAACATGGGCAAAGTATCTAGGCAAAGTCGAAAAAAAGACAGGAGTCGATCGACTTTATGTTTTTTTAA gtGTTGTTGGATTTACAGCATTATATTTGGTGTTTGGTATTGGTCAGCAGTTAGTTTGTAATATCTTTGGATTTATATATCCTGCTTATTGTTCTATGAAAGCCTTGGAAAGTCCAAAGAAAGAGGATGATACAAAGTGGCTGACCTATTGGGTggtttttgcaatttttacaatcgttgaatttttcgcagattatattttatgctgGTTTCCAGTCTATTGGCTTTTTAAG TGTCTCTTTTACATTTGGCTAATGGCACCTATTGAACGCAATGGTTccttaatattatacaactgTATTATTAGACCAAACTTTTTAAGATATCATCATAAAGTTGATGCATTGATATCATCTGCTCAGGATGctg cTGTTAAAGCTGCAGCAAATGCTTTGCTGACAGAAAAGCAGGagtaa
- the LOC122569097 gene encoding uncharacterized protein LOC122569097, producing the protein MRWDAALYLLSLLLFSLANLCWALVETRGCNRTVRNSVGWIRWTGRMGRCIIRIRAPPRDPQVIELKVRRLQVGFLKETRCEGAYVQFSDGSEDLEDETGRYCGYVSGNTTRLFLRKGPNLTIIMDSDVKFAAENPVIFSAQFSILPAQLAAERHRGFSPSSSTECPLECAVRNDRRSCRLASPGYPGVYPRGIKCRIALESSAGRFKIGGQPDDLFDLMNRTSQDGCQTENCEQHVEIVAEVTKTRVARAKDGRSPTEEVPVERRAKRNPDHDEEVEFIIGQTSQKTRRGRNNRRRLKKAKKEADGSKGPRGNSHGKAANGDIRRNIGRPKEITEQSSADAFHGSRSSFRHSGGYRDQGIRLESIQKRLRHPQRVHKKSMDSISSKKNFDHDLRDISDARILPDGLGHEIARKGLSQEKITALQVPDYRYAKKSRIPEKLASTSCVGDYLALLENVDGKIFEISKFCGEGHVPRILSKGRSIIVEFFAEQDGTIMHDGFQLSFQETEEAPGVKHDRNCEFVYKSTERTRENIKSLQSWYPPNTLCSYKFMGRSSEKISVHMKIIRNEPDQEYASQKRNFSLNYCSGNEIAVYNGIEVNNSVLMWSYCDVSHQDINNIQVPLTSSGNELLIQYYSAKGSYDGQEFTYTISYRFIKKSQNSTTRRQVQDDFKLISLRPVNFSALNFNESENCNCDFGDRIGSFKNWFMVLVVLGIVSFLGAILTIIALLAKCIKMRSMEKKLLQTPKL; encoded by the exons GATGCAATCGCACTGTCAGGAATTCCGTTGGATGGATACGATGGACGGGACGAATGGGACGATGTATTATTCGCATCAGGGCGCCTCCTAGAGATCCTcag GTGATCGAGTTAAAAGTTAGGAGGTTGCAAGTCGGTTTCCTGAAAGAAACCAGATGCGAAGGCGCTTACGTTCAATTCTCTGATGGCAGCGAGGATCTTGAGGATGAAACAGGACGTTACTGCGGCTATGTGAGTGGCAACACAACCAG GCTGTTCCTGCGAAAGGGACCGAATTTAACGATCATAATGGACTCGGACGTAAAGTTCGCCGCCGAAAATCCGGTGATCTTCTCCGCCCAGTTTTCCATACTACCTGCCCAGCTGGCCGCCGAACGGCATCGTGGATTCTCCCCGTCCTCTTCGACCGAGTGTCCATTGGAGTGCGCCGTGAGGAACGATCGAAGGTCCTGCAGGCTCGCATCCCCGGGTTATCCGGGCGTGTATCCGCGTGGTATCAAATGTAGAATTGCTCTGGAGTCGAGCGCGGGTCGCTTTAAAATCGGCGGACAACCGGACGACCTTTTCGACCTGATGAACCGTACGTCGCAGGACGGTTGCCAGACGGAGAACTGCGAACAGCACGTTGAGATCGTGGCGGAAGTGACGAAGACGAGGGTCGCCAGAGCGAAAGACGGACGATCTCCAACGGAAGAGGTTCCGGTTGAGAGGCGAGCGAAGAGGAACCCGGATCACGACGAGGAGGTGGAATTTATCATTGGGCAAACGTCGCAGAAGACCAGGAGGGGCAGAAATAATCGAAGAAGACTTAAGAAAGCCAAAAAGGAAGCGGACGGATCAAAGGGTCCGCGCGGCAATTCCCATGGAAAAGCAGCGAACGGGGATATCCGAAGAAATATCGGCCGTCCGAAAGAGATCACTGAACAGTCTTCGGCAGACGCGTTCCACGGCTCGAGGAGCAGCTTCAGGCATTCCGGTGGCTATCGCGATCAAGGAATCCGGCTAGAATCTATCCAGAAGAGACTTCGTCACCCGCAGCGCGTCCATAAGAAGTCCATGGATTCGATAAGCTcaaaaaagaatttcgatCATGATCTAAGAGATATATCGGACGCGAGGATTCTACCCGACGGGTTGGGACACGAGATTGCAAGAAAAGGCTTGAGCCAGGAGAAGATCACCGCGTTACAG GTTCCCGACTACAGATACGCAAAGAAGAGTCGAATACCAGAAAAATTAGCAAGCACCAGTTGCGTGGGCGATTATCTGGCGTTGCTGGAGAACGTGGACGGAAAGATCTTTGAAATCTCCAAGTTCTGCGGAGAGGGTCACGTTCCACGGATCCTTTCGAAAGGAAGGAGCATTATCGTGGAGTTCTTTGCGGAACAGGATGGCACTATAATGCACGACGGGTTCCAGTTGTCGTTTCAGGAAACGGAAGAGGCGCCCGGCGTGAAACACGATCGAAATTGCGAATTCGTTTACAAAAGTACGGAACGAACCAGGGAAAATATCAAGTCGTTGCAGAGCTGGTATCCGCCGAATACTTTGTGCAGTTACAAATTTATGGGCAGATCGTCGGAAAAGATCTCCGTTCATATGAAGATAATCAGGAACGAGCCGGACCAGGAATACGCTTCGCAGAAACGGAACTTCAGCCTGAATTACTGCTCCGGAAACGAGATTGCGGTTTACAATGGGATCGAG GTGAACAACAGCGTGTTGATGTGGTCTTACTGCGATGTGTCCCACCaggatattaataacattcaaGTTCCTCTCACCTCCAGCGGAAATGAATtgttaatacaatattatagcGCAAAGGGCTCGTACGATGGGCAAGAATTCACTTACACGATATCCTACAGGTTCATAAAGAAATCGCAGAATTCTACCACTAGACGTCAAGTCCAGGACGATTTCAAGCTGATCTCTCTCAGGCCGGTAAACTTTTCAGCGTTGAACTTCAACGAGAGCGAGAATTGCAACTGCGATTTCGGCGACAGAATCGGCAGCTTTAAAAACTGGTTTATGGTACTCGTTGTCTTAGGGATAGTCTCGTTTCTCGGTGCCATCCTCACTATAATCGCCCTCCTTGCCAAATGCATCAAAATGCGATCGATGGAGAAGAAACTGCTGCAGACTCCGAAACTATAA